One stretch of Halobaculum marinum DNA includes these proteins:
- a CDS encoding DUF7549 family protein — protein sequence MVWVRSEYAGELAVLSTWVTALLPWNVFFGAVSGGSVLFVRFPFVQIRYAFGLPFLRATSVSTPVTAYLLQRGTSVQVAYGLWVAGALVFLVALAISVYYYREEERVEAWAIDPVTLLGGLLVASAALFLVASVLFPERFFGLSFGVGGGLPGVSLPVGALLQLALGGVLLRAERVA from the coding sequence ATGGTCTGGGTGAGGTCGGAGTACGCCGGGGAACTCGCGGTGCTGTCGACGTGGGTGACGGCGCTGTTGCCGTGGAACGTGTTCTTCGGCGCCGTCTCGGGTGGGTCGGTGCTGTTCGTCCGCTTCCCGTTCGTGCAGATTCGCTACGCGTTCGGGCTCCCGTTCTTGCGCGCGACGAGCGTCTCGACCCCGGTGACGGCGTACCTGCTACAGCGTGGCACGTCTGTGCAGGTGGCGTACGGGCTGTGGGTCGCCGGCGCGCTCGTGTTCCTCGTCGCGCTCGCCATCTCGGTGTACTACTACCGCGAGGAGGAGCGCGTCGAGGCGTGGGCCATCGATCCGGTCACGCTGCTGGGTGGCCTGCTCGTCGCGTCCGCCGCGTTGTTCCTCGTCGCGTCGGTCCTGTTCCCGGAGCGCTTCTTCGGCCTCTCGTTCGGCGTTGGCGGCGGCCTCCCGGGAGTCTCGCTCCCGGTGGGCGCGCTCCTCCAACTGGCGCTTGGGGGCGTCCTCCTGCGCGCAGAACGCGTCGCGTAG
- a CDS encoding NAD(P)/FAD-dependent oxidoreductase codes for MHTDDEFDYDVTVVGGGPAGLTSALYTTRLGLDTLVVNRGGGRAAMMRDTHNVIGVTEHTSGNEFLQTAQEQVQSYGGEYVRGFVEDVEALGDDPADGFRVDTGDEQYTTRRLVLATGFSDERPDPPLPRTGMGLHYCLHCDAYMFVDESVYVMGTGDSAAYVAMIMLNFTDEVDILTRGEEPTWSDDTAEMVENHPVDVIHEDITGMSKDDDGWLESFEFEDGTVREYKGGFPMYGSNYQADLADALGLEREDSGEVAVDDHGRTSLEGVYAVGDLTPGHNQIPVAMGEGAKCGIAIHMDLRAFPRSTEDIADLGPVDESEVPAISPELMATAVAHEGHAAGPRSDAEGADGDEATADD; via the coding sequence ATGCACACCGACGACGAGTTCGACTACGACGTGACGGTTGTCGGCGGCGGTCCCGCGGGGCTCACGAGCGCGCTGTACACGACGCGGCTCGGGCTGGACACGCTCGTCGTGAACCGCGGTGGCGGTCGAGCGGCGATGATGCGCGACACGCACAACGTCATCGGCGTCACCGAACACACCTCGGGGAACGAGTTCCTCCAGACCGCCCAAGAGCAGGTCCAGAGCTACGGCGGCGAGTACGTCCGCGGCTTCGTCGAGGACGTAGAGGCGCTCGGCGACGACCCGGCGGACGGCTTCCGCGTCGACACCGGCGACGAGCAGTACACCACCCGTCGCCTCGTGCTCGCGACGGGGTTCTCCGACGAGCGCCCGGACCCGCCGCTCCCGCGCACGGGGATGGGCCTGCACTACTGTCTCCACTGTGACGCGTACATGTTCGTCGACGAATCGGTGTACGTGATGGGCACGGGCGACTCCGCCGCGTACGTCGCGATGATCATGCTCAACTTCACCGACGAGGTGGACATCCTGACGCGCGGGGAGGAGCCGACGTGGTCCGACGACACCGCCGAGATGGTCGAGAACCACCCGGTCGACGTGATCCACGAGGACATCACCGGGATGAGCAAGGACGACGACGGCTGGCTGGAGAGCTTCGAGTTCGAGGACGGCACCGTCCGCGAGTACAAGGGTGGGTTCCCGATGTACGGCTCGAACTACCAAGCCGACCTGGCGGACGCGCTCGGCCTGGAGCGCGAGGACTCCGGCGAGGTCGCCGTCGACGACCACGGGCGCACCTCTCTCGAGGGCGTGTACGCCGTGGGCGACCTGACCCCCGGCCACAACCAGATCCCGGTCGCCATGGGCGAGGGCGCAAAGTGCGGCATCGCGATCCACATGGACCTGCGGGCGTTCCCGCGCTCGACGGAGGATATCGCGGATCTGGGTCCGGTCGACGAGAGCGAGGTGCCGGCCATCTCGCCGGAACTCATGGCGACGGCCGTCGCCCACGAGGGCCACGCCGCGGGGCCCCGCTCCGACGCCGAGGGCGCCGACGGGGACGAGGCGACCGCGGACGACTGA
- a CDS encoding MFS transporter — translation MGNSIGLLRDREFAALAGTAFARSQAYSTLLIALALYAEDFGTTGTVEGLFGTAFAVVQLLIVLPLGRKVDTSNAKHWLLLGLAVNVVVFFGFMLVDSATHVILVRVLQGVGASILWITGSTVVGHIAPDDQNGRWLGSYNQVAAFSSLAGDVIGGYLLFSRGYTFTYVVLTGVTILAFVLVFAYLRDDPGGGTENDAGGGVATLKALLDLPMIRALVVFRLAFSVGKMAVIIFLPILARTEFGTTAFAIGWILAGGKLTKSVTQGYVGDLSDRVGNKEYFVVAGALLYGLGTALIPLSYYFEGTLDPVRFVAFGGEQVLGGAFFSLFAAYMVLGVADSIRLPASMSLFVEEGERYDSVASAMSLRSISWKVGQVAGPVGIGAIKEFVSTSVAFYTAAGFIVVSSGVFWVVFRRASAREAALADVDADVADD, via the coding sequence GTGGGCAACTCGATCGGACTCCTCCGCGACCGAGAGTTCGCGGCGTTGGCCGGGACGGCGTTCGCGCGCAGTCAGGCGTACTCCACGCTGTTGATCGCGTTGGCGCTGTACGCCGAGGACTTCGGCACCACCGGCACGGTCGAGGGGCTGTTCGGGACGGCGTTCGCCGTCGTCCAACTGCTCATCGTCCTCCCGTTGGGCCGCAAAGTCGACACCAGCAACGCCAAGCACTGGCTGTTGCTGGGACTCGCAGTCAACGTCGTCGTGTTCTTCGGGTTCATGCTCGTCGACAGCGCGACGCACGTCATCCTCGTCCGGGTGCTCCAGGGCGTCGGCGCCTCCATCCTCTGGATCACAGGGTCGACCGTCGTGGGACACATCGCCCCCGACGACCAGAACGGGCGGTGGCTCGGCTCGTACAACCAGGTCGCAGCGTTCTCCAGCCTCGCGGGCGACGTAATCGGTGGCTACCTGCTGTTCTCGCGGGGGTACACGTTCACCTACGTCGTCCTCACGGGCGTCACCATCCTCGCGTTCGTCCTCGTGTTCGCGTACCTCCGTGACGACCCCGGCGGCGGCACCGAGAACGACGCGGGCGGCGGCGTGGCGACGCTGAAGGCGCTGCTGGACCTCCCGATGATCCGCGCGCTCGTCGTGTTCCGTCTCGCCTTCTCCGTCGGGAAGATGGCGGTGATCATCTTCCTCCCCATCCTCGCGCGCACCGAGTTCGGCACCACGGCGTTCGCCATCGGCTGGATCCTGGCGGGCGGGAAGCTGACGAAGTCGGTCACGCAGGGGTACGTCGGCGACCTCTCCGACCGCGTCGGCAACAAGGAGTACTTCGTCGTCGCCGGCGCGCTGTTGTACGGGCTCGGCACCGCGCTCATCCCGCTGAGCTACTACTTCGAGGGTACCCTCGACCCGGTCCGGTTCGTCGCCTTCGGCGGCGAGCAGGTGCTCGGCGGCGCGTTCTTCAGTCTGTTCGCGGCGTACATGGTGCTCGGCGTCGCCGACTCCATCCGCCTGCCGGCGTCGATGTCGCTGTTCGTCGAGGAGGGCGAGCGCTACGACTCGGTCGCGTCGGCGATGAGCCTCCGCTCCATCTCGTGGAAGGTCGGACAGGTCGCGGGGCCGGTCGGCATCGGCGCCATCAAGGAGTTCGTCTCGACGAGCGTCGCGTTCTACACCGCCGCGGGGTTCATCGTCGTCTCCTCAGGCGTGTTCTGGGTCGTATTCCGCCGCGCGTCGGCGCGGGAGGCGGCGCTCGCGGACGTGGACGCTGACGTGGCGGACGACTGA
- a CDS encoding class I SAM-dependent methyltransferase, which translates to MTDDSSSAPDAAATYDRIAEHFSQTREYAWPEVESFLDGREGAVALDIGCGNGRHCAPLADRARRVVGVDVSGGLLREARARAVERGYAAGVSFARGDAAALPVADDAADLAVYVAALHHLRPRERRVASLSEVARVLAPGSRALVSAWSTAHDRFDASADADVGFDTEVDWTLPGGETVPRFYHIYAPAEFDADLAASDLRVVESTVSSGNCYAVVAPE; encoded by the coding sequence ATGACGGACGACAGTTCCAGCGCGCCCGACGCGGCGGCGACGTACGACCGCATCGCCGAGCACTTCTCGCAGACCCGCGAGTACGCGTGGCCGGAGGTGGAGTCGTTCCTCGACGGCCGGGAGGGGGCGGTCGCGCTCGACATCGGCTGTGGCAACGGTCGCCACTGTGCGCCGTTGGCCGACCGCGCACGGAGGGTGGTCGGTGTCGACGTGAGCGGCGGTCTGCTCCGCGAGGCGCGCGCTCGCGCCGTCGAGCGAGGGTACGCCGCCGGCGTCTCGTTCGCCCGCGGTGACGCCGCCGCGCTCCCCGTCGCCGACGACGCCGCCGACCTCGCGGTGTACGTCGCGGCGCTGCACCACCTCCGTCCACGCGAGCGCCGGGTCGCCTCCCTGTCGGAGGTGGCGCGCGTGCTCGCCCCGGGCAGTCGCGCGCTCGTGAGCGCGTGGAGCACCGCCCACGACCGCTTCGACGCCAGCGCCGACGCCGACGTCGGGTTCGACACTGAGGTCGACTGGACGCTCCCGGGCGGGGAGACGGTCCCCCGGTTCTACCACATCTACGCGCCCGCGGAGTTCGACGCCGACTTGGCCGCGAGCGACCTCCGCGTCGTGGAGTCAACGGTGTCCAGCGGCAACTGCTACGCGGTCGTCGCCCCCGAGTAG
- a CDS encoding DUF5793 family protein has protein sequence MRRDHFELAVEHVDWVDTDGDPEKPHVYIDFTGSEDRLRERLTGGDDELLAAEETDVAFRLQGDHEHDPEATGVVAVTNRLTGDFVLELNEDADDVLRFIRAAREYGRAADGDGRYRVEIDVHGERLVAYEKETFLVYDAEGNLLRHESLIPPGVEL, from the coding sequence ATGAGGCGCGATCACTTCGAGTTGGCTGTCGAGCACGTCGACTGGGTAGACACGGACGGCGACCCCGAGAAGCCGCACGTGTACATCGACTTCACGGGTAGCGAGGACCGACTGCGCGAGCGCCTCACCGGCGGCGACGACGAACTCCTCGCCGCCGAGGAGACGGACGTCGCCTTCCGCCTCCAGGGCGACCACGAGCACGACCCCGAGGCGACGGGCGTCGTCGCCGTCACGAACCGGCTCACGGGCGACTTCGTCCTCGAACTCAACGAGGACGCGGACGACGTGTTGCGGTTCATCCGTGCGGCTCGCGAGTACGGTCGGGCGGCCGACGGCGACGGTCGCTACCGCGTCGAGATCGACGTGCACGGCGAGCGCCTCGTCGCCTACGAGAAGGAGACGTTCCTCGTGTACGACGCCGAGGGAAACCTCCTGCGCCACGAGAGTCTGATCCCGCCGGGCGTCGAACTGTGA
- a CDS encoding Sec-independent protein translocase subunit TatA/TatB produces MLTTLPLFGAIPGGPEMLIILLVLVLLFGANKIPKLARSTGQAMGEFKKGREEVEDELKAMQDGEEEDDDEFVADSTDTTDTTDEAVETDAEKN; encoded by the coding sequence ATGCTCACCACCCTACCCCTGTTCGGTGCCATCCCGGGCGGTCCCGAGATGCTCATCATCCTGCTCGTGCTCGTGTTGCTGTTCGGCGCGAACAAGATCCCCAAGCTGGCTCGCTCCACGGGCCAGGCTATGGGCGAGTTCAAGAAGGGCCGCGAGGAGGTCGAGGACGAGCTGAAGGCGATGCAGGACGGCGAGGAGGAGGACGACGACGAGTTCGTCGCCGACTCGACCGACACGACCGACACGACCGACGAGGCCGTCGAGACCGACGCCGAGAAGAACTGA
- a CDS encoding HD domain-containing protein → MSDDSDTSVRQYDPDADHAFPDERVNEVLAAIDADPEIYTYLRAQNVNAVTRKGYNDHGAKHIEIVRNRALRLYDLLKRGGVEFNGAGDQGLQEADEAVIVALAATLHDIGHVVHRDEHAYYSIPLAADVLDRFLQQFDYYGVSERVRVKAEVLHAILCHHTEETPLTREAGVIRVADALDMERGRSRIPYEKGGRGINTLSSRAISNVELKPGDAADGHDGDAAPVLVEIEMVNAAGVYQVDNLLKAKLRDSLIEDLVRIVAINTKSDDQLVERIEL, encoded by the coding sequence ATGAGCGACGACTCCGACACCTCGGTGAGGCAGTACGACCCCGACGCCGACCACGCGTTCCCAGACGAACGGGTCAACGAGGTGCTGGCGGCGATCGATGCCGACCCCGAGATCTACACGTACCTCCGCGCGCAGAACGTGAACGCCGTCACGCGCAAGGGGTACAACGACCACGGCGCCAAGCACATCGAGATCGTCCGCAACCGCGCGCTCCGCCTGTACGACCTGCTCAAGCGCGGCGGCGTCGAGTTCAACGGCGCGGGTGATCAGGGGCTACAGGAGGCCGACGAGGCGGTGATCGTCGCGCTCGCAGCGACGCTCCACGACATCGGTCACGTCGTCCACCGAGACGAGCATGCCTACTACTCGATCCCCCTCGCCGCCGACGTGCTCGACCGCTTCCTCCAGCAGTTCGACTACTACGGCGTCTCCGAGCGGGTGCGCGTCAAGGCGGAGGTGCTCCACGCGATCCTCTGTCACCACACGGAGGAGACGCCATTGACGCGCGAGGCGGGCGTCATCCGTGTCGCCGACGCGCTCGACATGGAGCGCGGGCGCTCGCGGATCCCCTACGAGAAGGGCGGTCGCGGCATCAACACGCTGTCCTCTCGGGCGATCAGCAACGTCGAACTCAAACCCGGCGACGCCGCCGACGGCCACGACGGCGACGCGGCGCCCGTCCTCGTCGAAATCGAGATGGTCAACGCCGCCGGCGTCTACCAGGTGGACAACCTGCTGAAGGCGAAACTGCGCGACTCGCTCATCGAGGATCTCGTGCGCATCGTCGCGATCAACACCAAAAGCGACGACCAACTCGTCGAACGGATCGAGTTGTAG
- a CDS encoding type II secretion system F family protein — protein MLSYVPLVLALAVAAPVVAGMVSTRANLATTRLAIHLFGDYVAEQSPRRGRQRDRLRAAHVSVTHRSYAATTLLYAGVAGVAGSVVGVYAAAATFELLSVGGDAVRATLPTTLGFLAGLTQIGDLGVAELFPLLLLSAATVGPGSALAVYLFRWELLDQRAHARASQVEATLPRTVAFVYALSRSGMSFPIVLNTLARNEGVYGEAARELGVAARDMNTFGTDVLTALERMAARTPSETMGEFGENLASVLGSGRSLSGFLRDQYERYQEEAESQQEQYLELVSTLAEAYVTVLVAGPLFFITILVVIGIVLSDTLPLLRAVVYLAVPLATFGFVVYIDSITRSGGDPTAAGDGATDPRVLGLASLAGTSNGASARPDGGAVDGWSESRERLAAYDRIENLLDVASRPGELVLDRPALTALVTVPLGLVWVVVRTEPAALTPQAVARAVDSPLIEATAFVLVAYGVAYEVDKRRTRAIERAVPDFLDRMASINDAGMTVVESLRRLTRSDLDRLSPEVERAWRDVQWGADVSTALGRMRDRTRSPMVSRAVALVTNAIDASGEVAPVLEIAADEARATRRLRRERRQVMVTYLLVIYISFLVFLGIIVALTVAFIPAVEGAQLAGPNGANNVPGGISAGVLGSLGGVNVDAYVVLFYHAAAIQGVASGLVAGQLGEGTVSDGVKHAAIMLLLAYGTFLVIG, from the coding sequence GTGCTGTCGTACGTGCCGCTGGTGCTCGCGCTGGCGGTCGCCGCGCCGGTCGTCGCCGGCATGGTGAGCACGCGGGCGAACCTGGCGACGACGCGGCTCGCGATCCACCTGTTCGGCGACTACGTGGCCGAGCAGAGTCCGCGACGCGGTCGACAGCGCGACCGTCTGCGCGCGGCCCACGTCTCGGTGACCCACCGGTCGTACGCCGCGACGACACTCCTGTACGCGGGCGTCGCCGGTGTCGCCGGCAGCGTCGTCGGGGTGTACGCGGCCGCGGCGACGTTCGAACTCCTCAGCGTCGGCGGCGACGCGGTCCGGGCGACGCTCCCGACGACGCTGGGGTTCCTCGCCGGCCTCACGCAGATCGGTGACCTCGGCGTCGCCGAGTTGTTCCCGCTGTTGTTGCTGTCGGCGGCGACCGTCGGCCCCGGGTCCGCCCTCGCGGTGTACCTGTTCCGGTGGGAATTGCTCGACCAGCGCGCCCACGCCCGCGCCAGCCAAGTCGAGGCCACGCTCCCGCGGACCGTCGCGTTCGTGTACGCGCTGTCACGCTCCGGGATGTCGTTCCCCATCGTGTTGAACACGCTCGCCCGCAACGAGGGCGTGTACGGCGAGGCCGCACGGGAGTTGGGCGTCGCCGCCCGCGACATGAACACCTTCGGCACGGACGTGCTCACCGCGCTCGAACGGATGGCTGCGCGGACGCCCTCCGAGACGATGGGCGAGTTCGGGGAGAATCTCGCGTCCGTCCTCGGCAGCGGGCGCAGTCTCTCGGGGTTCCTCCGCGACCAGTACGAACGCTACCAGGAGGAGGCCGAGTCCCAACAGGAGCAGTACCTCGAACTCGTCTCGACGCTCGCAGAGGCGTACGTCACGGTGCTGGTCGCGGGGCCGCTGTTCTTCATCACCATCCTCGTCGTCATCGGCATCGTCCTCAGCGACACGCTCCCGCTGTTGCGCGCCGTCGTCTACCTCGCGGTCCCACTGGCGACGTTCGGGTTCGTCGTCTACATCGACTCGATCACGCGCTCGGGGGGTGACCCCACGGCGGCGGGCGACGGTGCGACCGACCCGCGGGTGCTGGGACTGGCGTCGCTGGCGGGCACTTCGAACGGTGCGAGCGCGCGACCAGACGGCGGCGCGGTCGACGGATGGAGCGAGAGTCGCGAACGGCTGGCCGCCTACGACCGCATCGAGAACCTGCTCGACGTCGCCAGCCGACCGGGCGAGTTGGTGCTGGACCGACCCGCGCTCACGGCGCTGGTGACGGTGCCGCTCGGCCTCGTATGGGTCGTGGTCAGGACAGAACCCGCCGCGCTCACGCCGCAGGCGGTCGCGCGGGCCGTCGACTCGCCGCTGATCGAGGCGACCGCGTTCGTGCTCGTCGCCTACGGCGTCGCCTACGAGGTCGACAAGCGCCGGACCCGAGCCATCGAGCGTGCCGTGCCGGACTTCCTCGACCGGATGGCCAGCATCAACGACGCCGGCATGACCGTCGTAGAGAGCCTCCGCAGGCTCACCCGGTCGGACCTCGACCGACTGTCACCCGAGGTCGAGCGCGCGTGGCGCGACGTGCAGTGGGGCGCGGACGTGTCGACGGCGCTCGGGCGGATGCGCGACCGGACGAGGTCGCCGATGGTGTCGCGCGCGGTCGCGCTCGTCACCAACGCCATCGACGCCAGCGGCGAGGTCGCACCCGTCCTCGAGATTGCCGCCGACGAAGCCCGCGCGACCCGCCGCCTCCGCCGCGAGCGACGGCAGGTGATGGTGACGTACCTGCTGGTGATCTACATCTCGTTCCTCGTGTTCCTCGGGATCATCGTGGCGCTGACGGTCGCGTTCATCCCCGCCGTCGAGGGAGCACAACTGGCCGGTCCGAACGGTGCCAACAACGTCCCGGGCGGCATCTCTGCGGGCGTGCTCGGGAGTCTCGGCGGCGTGAACGTCGACGCGTACGTGGTGTTGTTCTACCACGCCGCAGCCATCCAGGGCGTCGCCTCGGGCCTCGTCGCCGGCCAACTCGGCGAGGGGACCGTCAGCGACGGGGTGAAACACGCCGCGATCATGCTCCTGTTGGCGTACGGGACCTTCCTGGTGATCGGATGA
- a CDS encoding uracil-DNA glycosylase family protein — MKNVTDRVSNPFGMQPDCDRFVPGYGDANADFHVVGDHPGVHGGVETGVPFTDSEAGARLLDALVDAELLDAAGDAPEVASTYLSYLHMCLPEGHRLDGDGGPSAASYDDMERFFDAELRAIAAHVLLPVGARATAHVLETYTAQAHKTEIDMQALHGREIRGSGWLVVPIKDPSEWVEADADPDGVSDADRLVEALDELRATDYRRESDLGRFIAGSDPYLVR; from the coding sequence GTGAAGAACGTCACCGACCGCGTCTCGAACCCCTTCGGGATGCAACCCGACTGCGACCGGTTCGTCCCCGGGTACGGCGACGCGAACGCGGACTTCCACGTCGTCGGCGACCACCCGGGCGTCCACGGCGGCGTCGAGACCGGCGTGCCGTTCACCGACAGCGAGGCCGGCGCCCGCCTCCTCGACGCGCTCGTCGACGCGGAGTTGCTCGACGCGGCCGGCGACGCTCCCGAGGTCGCCTCCACGTACCTCTCGTACCTCCACATGTGTCTCCCCGAGGGGCACCGCCTCGACGGCGACGGCGGACCGTCGGCCGCCTCCTACGACGACATGGAGCGGTTCTTCGACGCGGAACTCCGGGCCATCGCCGCACACGTGCTCCTCCCGGTCGGCGCCCGCGCCACCGCCCACGTGCTGGAGACGTACACGGCACAGGCGCACAAGACCGAGATCGACATGCAGGCGCTCCACGGACGCGAGATCCGCGGTTCGGGCTGGCTCGTCGTTCCGATCAAAGACCCCAGCGAGTGGGTCGAGGCCGACGCCGACCCCGACGGCGTGAGCGACGCCGACCGACTCGTCGAGGCGCTCGACGAACTCCGCGCCACCGACTATCGCCGGGAGTCTGACCTCGGCCGGTTCATCGCGGGGTCCGACCCGTACCTGGTGCGGTAG
- a CDS encoding type II/IV secretion system ATPase subunit, with protein sequence MSGDTAGPSAGEDRLSALRRRLSRTVEVLRGTDLAVRPFHPAEDGPLATFDAPPGQDEVDRYWVNAPYAYVVVTYDTEADKHLYNVVEPELDEFEASLLARVVDDIRDPLLYRGDAERAAEDTLRSELTTLLRQYGVDAGMRTFHTLLYYLRRDFRGFGKVDPLLSDRHIEDISCDGYDLPLFVYHDDYTDVETNVVFEAGELDNYVIRLAQQSGRHISVGDPIVETTLPDGSRAELALGEEVTPRGSAFTIRQYAEEPLTPIDLVNYGTFSIEQMAYFWLCIEHNKSLIFAGGTASGKTTSMNAVSMFVPPRSKVLTIEDTRELSLYHDNWLSSVTRERMGEGEDIDMYDLLRSALRHRPEYIIVGEVRGEEALTLFQAMNTGHTTFSTMHADSIETVINRLENEPINVPRAMVRSLDMLSVQTLTRFEGERVRRAKTVGEIGDIDQRTGELDYSSVFAWQADTDSFRRNDSSLLDEIQEERGWSRAELLSEMRRRRAFLSHLREHGVTDYRRFTALVNEYYADAERVMDRLTAAEEGASVVDPDTGGERAGAGTGDGG encoded by the coding sequence ATGTCGGGGGACACCGCCGGGCCGAGCGCAGGGGAGGATCGACTGTCGGCGTTGCGTCGACGGCTCTCCCGCACCGTCGAGGTGCTGCGCGGCACCGACCTGGCGGTCCGCCCGTTTCACCCCGCCGAGGACGGCCCGCTGGCCACCTTCGACGCGCCGCCCGGCCAAGACGAGGTCGACCGCTACTGGGTGAACGCCCCGTACGCGTACGTCGTCGTCACCTACGACACCGAGGCGGACAAACACCTGTACAACGTCGTCGAACCCGAACTCGACGAGTTCGAGGCGTCGCTGCTGGCGCGCGTCGTCGACGACATCCGCGACCCACTCCTGTACCGCGGCGACGCCGAGCGCGCCGCCGAGGACACGCTCCGCTCTGAGTTGACGACGCTGCTGCGGCAGTACGGCGTCGACGCTGGGATGCGGACGTTCCACACCCTCCTGTACTACCTCCGACGCGATTTCCGCGGGTTCGGGAAGGTCGACCCACTCCTGTCGGACCGACACATCGAGGACATCTCGTGTGACGGCTACGACCTCCCGCTGTTCGTCTACCACGACGACTACACCGACGTGGAGACGAACGTCGTCTTCGAAGCGGGCGAACTCGACAACTACGTGATCCGCCTCGCACAGCAGTCGGGGCGGCACATCTCCGTCGGCGACCCCATCGTCGAGACGACCCTCCCGGACGGGTCACGGGCGGAGTTGGCGCTCGGCGAGGAGGTGACGCCGCGCGGGTCGGCGTTCACCATCCGCCAGTACGCCGAGGAACCGCTCACACCGATCGACCTCGTGAACTACGGCACGTTCTCGATCGAACAGATGGCGTACTTCTGGCTGTGCATCGAGCACAACAAGAGCCTCATCTTCGCCGGCGGCACCGCCTCCGGGAAGACCACGTCGATGAACGCGGTGTCGATGTTCGTGCCGCCGCGCTCGAAGGTGCTCACCATCGAGGACACCCGGGAGTTGTCGCTGTACCACGACAACTGGCTCTCCTCTGTCACCCGCGAGCGGATGGGCGAGGGCGAGGACATCGACATGTACGACCTGTTGCGGTCGGCGCTGCGCCACCGCCCGGAGTATATCATCGTCGGCGAGGTGCGCGGCGAGGAGGCGCTGACGCTGTTTCAGGCGATGAACACCGGCCACACCACCTTCTCGACGATGCACGCCGACTCCATCGAGACGGTGATCAACCGGCTGGAGAACGAACCGATCAACGTGCCGCGGGCGATGGTGCGCTCGCTCGACATGCTGTCGGTCCAGACGCTCACCCGGTTCGAGGGCGAGCGCGTCCGCCGAGCCAAGACCGTCGGTGAGATCGGCGACATCGACCAGCGGACGGGCGAACTCGACTACTCGTCGGTGTTCGCGTGGCAGGCGGACACCGACAGCTTCCGCCGCAACGACTCGTCGCTGCTCGACGAGATCCAAGAGGAACGCGGGTGGAGTCGCGCCGAGTTGCTGTCGGAGATGCGCCGGCGGCGGGCGTTCCTGTCGCACCTCCGGGAGCACGGCGTCACCGACTACCGGCGGTTCACGGCGCTGGTGAACGAGTACTACGCCGACGCCGAGCGCGTGATGGACCGGTTGACGGCCGCCGAGGAGGGAGCGTCGGTCGTCGACCCTGACACCGGGGGCGAGCGCGCCGGCGCCGGCACCGGCGACGGGGGCTGA